A portion of the Cydia fagiglandana chromosome 7, ilCydFagi1.1, whole genome shotgun sequence genome contains these proteins:
- the LOC134665695 gene encoding tRNA (guanine(37)-N1)-methyltransferase produces MTFAHTLLVVFYRTMSTASTILTPLGVRGMKILEREKFIRKIQTPVLKVPAEKLSKITPNCKDYFLKLENFKPVQNDSDNKLKCIFFNPDKISMYTDISENHRQGLLHVGVTENNFELKDIQLSYENWSYGTIFKAVLPENEDIVSGFTQVGHIIHLNLKDHLLEYRTLIGQVLVDKIKSCRTVVNKSSIIDNTYRNFSMEVIAGEEDFIVTVKENQCNFMFNFSEVYWNSRLGQEHERILSFLKPGDVLFDVFCGVGPFAIPAVKKKCKVFANDLNPDSFKWLNHNANLNKLNMSLFKSYNLDGKDFILNNFKEYITDYCLGKEKLEKGAKLHITMNLPAIAVEFLKYFNGLIEDQSLDEKLDFEIIVYVYCFAPGDAVLAAKTMVIENIGCDISDDIIDIYDVRNVSPKKEMIRVTFRLSKKVLFSVRNSDSEPPKKKLCLENE; encoded by the coding sequence ATGACTTTTGCTCACACTCTTTTAGTAGTATTTTATCGAACAATGTCCACCGCGTCAACAATATTGACCCCGCTTGGCGTCCGGGGTATGAAAATATTAGAACGTGAAAAATTCATTCGCAAAATCCAAACGCCCGTGTTGAAAGTTCCGGCAGAAAAGTTGTCAAAAATAACACCAAATTGCAAGGATTACTTCCTCAAATTAGAAAACTTTAAACCTGTTCAGAATGACAGTGATAATAAGCTTAAATGCATCTTTTTTAATCCTGACAAAATCAGTATGTATACTGACATCTCTGAAAATCATCGCCAGGGACTGTTACACGTTGGAGTCACTGAAAATAACTTTGAGTTGAAAGATATTCAGTTATCGTATGAAAACTGGTCGTATGGGACAATCTTCAAGGCAGTGTTGCCAGAAAATGAAGATATAGTCAGCGGTTTCACTCAAGTTGGGCACATCATTCATCTAAATTTGAAGGATCATCTATTGGAGTACCGGACGCTTATAGGACAAGTGCTTGTAGACAAGATTAAGAGTTGCCGCACTGTGGTGAATAAGAGCAGCATCATTGACAACACCTACCGTAACTTCAGTATGGAAGTCATTGCTGGGGAAGAAGATTTTATTGTGACCGTTAAAGAAAACCAGTGTAACTTTATGTTTAATTTCTCCGAAGTCTACTGGAACTCTCGTCTTGGACAAGAACATGAGAGGATCCTAAGTTTTTTAAAGCCTGGAGATGTGTTGTTTGACGTATTCTGTGGCGTAGGCCCATTTGCCATACCAgcagtgaaaaaaaaatgcaaagtgtTTGCTAATGATTTGAATCCCGATTCCTTTAAATGGTTAAACCATAATGCCAACTTAAATAAACTTAATATGAGTCTATTCAAGTCATATAATCTGGATGGGAAggattttattttgaataatttcAAAGAATACATTACAGATTACTGTTTAGGTAAGGAAAAGTTAGAAAAGGGAGCAAAGTTACATATAACAATGAATTTGCCAGCCATAGCTGTTGAGTTTTTGAAATACTTCAATGGTTTAATTGAAGATCAAAGTCTTGATGAAAAATTGGACTTTGAAATAATTGTTTATGTGTACTGTTTTGCCCCAGGCGATGCTGTTTTGGCAGCAAAGACTATGGTCATTGAGAACATAGGTTGTGACATATCAGATGACATAATAGATATTTATGATGTAAGGAATGTATCACCAAAGAAGGAAATGATAAGAGTCACTTTCCGACTCAGTAAGAAAGTTCTATTTAGTGTTAGAAACAGTGACAGTGAACCACCTAAGAAAAAACTTTGTCTAGAAAATGAATAG